From one Solanum lycopersicum chromosome 12, SLM_r2.1 genomic stretch:
- the LOC101246807 gene encoding abscisic acid receptor PYL9, whose protein sequence is MMNNMEDEYIRRHHRHVLDHNQCSSSLVKRIRAPVNLVWSLVRRFDQPQRYKPFVSRCVVQGDLEIGSVREVNVRSGLPATTSKERLELLDDEEHIFGVKIVGGDHRLQNYSSIITVHPEVIDGRPGTIVIESFVVDIPDGNTKDETCFFVEALIRCNLKSLADVSERLAVQGHTDPIDRI, encoded by the exons ATGATGAACAATATGGAAGATGAGTACATTAGGAGACACCATAGGCATGTGCTCGACCACAATCAGTGTAGTTCTTCACTTGTTAAACGCATCAGAGCTCCTGTTAATCTT GTATGGTCATTGGTGAGAAGGTTTGATCAACCACAAAGGTACAAGCCATTTGTTAGCAGATGTGTCGTGCAAGGGGACCTTGAAATTGGGAGTGTGAGAGAAGTGAATGTTAGGTCAGGTCTTCCAGCTACCACCAGCAAGGAGAGGTTAGAGCTTCTAGATGACGAGGAACACATCTTTGGTGTAAAGATTGTTGGTGGAGATCACAGGCTTCAG AACTACTCATCGATTATCACGGTTCATCCCGAGGTCATTGACGGGAGACCTGGAACAATTGTAATCGAGTCATTTGTAGTAGACATACCAGATGGGAATACTAAGGACGAAACATGCTTCTTTGTGGAGGCCCTCATCCGGTGTAACCTCAAATCATTAGCTGATGTATCAGAGCGTTTGGCGGTACAGGGCCATACCGACCCTATTGATAGAATCTAG